In Urechidicola croceus, a single window of DNA contains:
- the pheS gene encoding phenylalanine--tRNA ligase subunit alpha: MLDKVTKLIHDVQAFNATSKDEIEAFRIKYLGSKGLLKDLFNEFKTVDNSLKKDLGQALNNLRNSATDKVQELNDSIENQQETKSFYGDLTRPSEPIELGSRHPISLVRNRIVEVFSKIGFTVSEGPEIEDDWHNFTALNLPEYHPARDMQDTFFVEKDPDLLLRTHTSSVQVRYMENNEPPIRTISPGRVFRNEDISARAHCIFHQVEGLYIDTDVSFADLKQTLLYFTKEMFGKSKIRLRPSYFPFTEPSAEVDIYWGLETEVDYKITKGTGWLEIMGCGMVDPNVLKNANIDPEKYTGYAFGMGIERIAMLLYQIPDIRMFYENDVRFLEQFKSVL, translated from the coding sequence ATGTTAGATAAGGTTACGAAATTGATTCATGACGTTCAAGCGTTTAATGCCACTTCAAAAGATGAAATAGAGGCGTTCAGAATTAAATATTTAGGAAGTAAAGGTTTATTAAAAGATTTATTTAATGAATTTAAAACGGTTGATAATTCTTTAAAAAAGGATTTAGGTCAAGCGTTAAATAATTTAAGAAATTCTGCAACTGATAAAGTACAAGAATTAAACGATTCTATTGAAAATCAACAAGAAACTAAAAGTTTTTATGGTGATTTAACACGACCATCTGAACCTATTGAACTAGGGTCTCGTCATCCTATTTCATTGGTTAGAAACAGAATTGTTGAAGTTTTTTCAAAAATTGGATTTACAGTTTCTGAAGGACCAGAAATTGAAGATGATTGGCACAATTTCACAGCATTGAACTTGCCAGAATATCATCCTGCAAGAGATATGCAAGACACTTTCTTTGTTGAAAAAGATCCTGATTTATTATTGAGAACGCATACTAGTTCTGTTCAAGTTCGTTATATGGAAAATAACGAGCCTCCTATTCGTACTATTTCTCCAGGTCGTGTATTTAGAAATGAAGATATTTCTGCTCGTGCTCATTGTATTTTTCATCAAGTTGAAGGTTTATATATAGATACTGATGTTTCATTTGCCGATTTAAAACAAACACTTTTATACTTTACTAAAGAGATGTTTGGAAAATCAAAAATCAGATTACGTCCATCATATTTCCCATTTACTGAGCCAAGCGCTGAAGTTGATATATATTGGGGATTGGAAACAGAAGTTGATTACAAAATCACTAAAGGAACTGGCTGGTTAGAAATTATGGGTTGCGGAATGGTAGATCCAAACGTATTAAAAAATGCCAATATCGATCCTGAAAAATATACAGGATATGCTTTTGGAATGGGAATAGAGCGTATTGCAATGTTATTATATCAAATTCCAGATATCAGAATGTTTTATGAAAACGATGTGCGTTTCTTAGAACAATTCAAATCTGTTTTATAA
- the gdhA gene encoding NADP-specific glutamate dehydrogenase has product MKKLISDFMDLVKVRNHNEPEFLQAVQEVAETVIPYIAKHDIYYGKNILLRMVEPERAIMFRVPWVADDGEIHVNRGYRIQMNSAIGPYKGGLRFHPSVNMSILKFLAFEQVFKNSLTTLPMGGGKGGSDFDPKGKSDDEIMRFCHSFMAELCRHIGPNTDVPAGDIGVGAREIGFLFGMYKKMRNEFTGVLTGKGRSWGGSLIRPEATGYGTVYFAQSMLKTKGESFARKTVVISGSGNVAQYATEKATQLGGKVVTLSDSSGYIYDEEGIDEEKLVHVMYLKNEKRARISEYVKKYPTAKFFKGESPWTVKCDIALPCATQNELDGNDAGTLISNGCICVAEGANMPSTPEAIHEFHGAKTLFAPGKASNAGGVATSGLEMSQNSLRISWSREEVDERLKGIMEDIHDSCIEYGKEEDGYINYVKGANIAGFVKVADAMLAQGVV; this is encoded by the coding sequence ATGAAAAAATTAATTTCAGATTTCATGGATTTGGTAAAAGTCCGTAATCACAATGAGCCAGAATTTCTTCAGGCTGTACAAGAAGTTGCAGAAACTGTAATTCCATACATTGCGAAGCATGATATATATTATGGAAAAAATATTTTATTAAGAATGGTAGAACCAGAACGCGCAATAATGTTTCGTGTTCCTTGGGTTGCCGATGATGGAGAAATTCATGTAAATCGTGGATATAGAATTCAAATGAATTCTGCAATTGGACCTTATAAAGGAGGATTACGTTTTCACCCTTCAGTAAATATGAGTATTTTAAAGTTTTTAGCATTTGAACAAGTGTTTAAAAACTCATTAACTACACTTCCTATGGGAGGTGGAAAAGGAGGTTCTGATTTTGACCCAAAAGGAAAATCTGATGATGAAATTATGCGTTTTTGCCATAGTTTTATGGCAGAATTGTGTCGTCATATAGGACCAAATACAGATGTTCCTGCAGGAGATATTGGAGTTGGTGCAAGAGAAATAGGGTTCTTATTTGGAATGTATAAGAAAATGCGAAATGAGTTTACTGGGGTATTAACTGGAAAAGGTCGTTCTTGGGGTGGATCATTAATTCGTCCAGAAGCAACAGGTTATGGTACTGTTTATTTTGCACAGAGTATGTTGAAAACTAAAGGAGAAAGTTTTGCAAGAAAAACGGTGGTAATATCTGGTTCTGGAAATGTTGCTCAGTATGCAACAGAAAAAGCAACACAACTAGGCGGAAAAGTTGTAACACTTTCTGATTCATCTGGATATATTTATGATGAAGAAGGAATTGATGAAGAGAAATTAGTACATGTGATGTATTTAAAAAATGAAAAGCGTGCACGTATTTCTGAATATGTAAAAAAATATCCAACAGCTAAATTCTTTAAAGGAGAGAGTCCTTGGACAGTAAAATGCGATATTGCTTTGCCTTGTGCTACCCAAAATGAACTTGATGGAAATGATGCGGGGACTTTAATTAGTAACGGTTGTATTTGTGTTGCTGAAGGAGCAAATATGCCTTCAACACCAGAAGCAATTCATGAATTTCACGGAGCAAAAACATTATTTGCGCCAGGAAAAGCATCAAATGCAGGAGGTGTGGCAACATCTGGATTAGAAATGTCTCAAAATTCGTTGAGAATAAGTTGGTCTAGAGAAGAGGTCGATGAACGATTAAAAGGTATTATGGAAGATATTCATGATTCTTGTATCGAATACGGAAAAGAAGAAGACGGATATATTAACTATGTCAAAGGAGCAAATATTGCTGGTTTTGTTAAGGTTGCTGATGCAATGTTAGCTCAAGGAGTGGTTTAA